One stretch of Saccharomonospora xinjiangensis XJ-54 DNA includes these proteins:
- the dapD gene encoding 2,3,4,5-tetrahydropyridine-2,6-dicarboxylate N-succinyltransferase, translating to MSTATPNPETTGATGVGLATVTSDGTVLDTWFPQPKLVEAGEPGGRGSGTERLPREQATEILGAAATAVLGRDDARGVEVVAVRTTIASLAEAPADAHDVYLRLHLLSHRLVRPHGQNLDGVFGHLSNVVWTNHGPCPVEGFEATRMRLRARGPVTVHSIDKFPRMVDYVLPSGVRIGDADRVRLGAHLASGTTVMHEGFVNFNAGTLGASMVEGRISAGVVVGDGTDIGGGASIMGTLSGGGKEVISLGERCLIGANGGVGISLGDDSVVEAGLYVTAGTKVIFQGRTVKARDLSGISGALFRRNSATGAVEAVERTGAGVELNAALHAND from the coding sequence GTGAGCACAGCTACCCCGAACCCTGAAACAACCGGCGCGACCGGTGTCGGCCTCGCCACTGTCACGAGCGACGGCACCGTGCTCGACACGTGGTTCCCTCAGCCGAAACTCGTCGAGGCGGGCGAGCCGGGGGGACGTGGCAGTGGTACCGAACGGTTGCCGCGGGAGCAGGCCACCGAGATCCTCGGCGCGGCGGCCACCGCTGTACTCGGCCGTGACGACGCTCGCGGCGTCGAGGTCGTCGCCGTGCGCACCACCATCGCGTCGCTCGCGGAGGCACCCGCCGACGCGCACGACGTGTACCTGCGGCTGCACCTGCTCTCCCACCGCCTGGTTCGCCCGCACGGCCAGAACCTCGACGGCGTCTTCGGCCACCTGTCGAACGTCGTGTGGACCAATCACGGCCCGTGCCCCGTCGAGGGTTTCGAAGCGACGCGCATGCGGCTGCGCGCCAGGGGCCCGGTGACCGTTCACAGCATCGACAAGTTCCCCCGGATGGTGGACTACGTGCTGCCCAGTGGCGTGCGTATCGGCGACGCCGATCGCGTGCGCCTCGGCGCCCACCTCGCGAGCGGCACCACCGTCATGCACGAGGGCTTCGTCAACTTCAACGCGGGCACGCTCGGCGCCTCGATGGTCGAGGGCCGCATCTCCGCGGGCGTCGTGGTCGGCGACGGCACCGACATCGGCGGCGGCGCCTCGATCATGGGCACGCTGTCCGGCGGTGGCAAGGAGGTCATCTCGCTGGGCGAGCGCTGCCTCATCGGTGCCAACGGCGGTGTTGGCATCTCCCTCGGTGACGACTCCGTCGTCGAGGCAGGCCTCTACGTCACGGCAGGAACGAAGGTGATCTTCCAGGGCCGCACGGTGAAGGCTCGCGACCTCTCCGGCATCTCGGGGGCCCTCTTCCGGCGCAACTCCGCCACCGGAGCGGTGGAGGCCGTCGAACGCACCGGCGCAGGCGTGGAACTCAACGCCGCCCTGCACGCCAACGACTGA
- the dapC gene encoding succinyldiaminopimelate transaminase: protein MRGPALPDFPWDSLAEPAATARAHSGGIVDLSVGTPVDPVADSIRAALASVSDVPGYPATHGTPALREAAVGALRRRHGVWGIEPDAVLPTIGSKELVAWLPTLLGVGAGDTVVIPELAYPTYEVGALLAGAAVARTDGLTALGPARPKLLWVNSPSNPTGKVLGLAHLRKVVEWARQRGTVVVSDECYLALGWESDPVSILHPDVHGGSLDNLLAVHSLSKSANLAGYRAGFVTGDPTLVRGLLAVRKHAGMIVPRPVQEAMTVALNDDEALREQRARYAARRAVLRPALERAGFHIDDSEAGLYLWATRGEPARETVDWLARRGILVAPGTFYGPRGGEHVRVALTATDERVNAAAERLAE from the coding sequence ATGAGAGGGCCCGCGCTTCCCGACTTCCCCTGGGATTCCCTTGCCGAACCCGCCGCGACGGCACGTGCCCACTCCGGCGGGATCGTGGACCTCTCGGTGGGGACGCCGGTGGACCCGGTGGCCGACAGCATCAGGGCCGCGCTCGCCTCGGTGTCGGATGTTCCCGGATATCCCGCGACGCACGGCACGCCCGCGTTGCGGGAGGCGGCGGTTGGGGCGCTGAGGCGAAGGCACGGTGTGTGGGGCATCGAGCCGGATGCGGTACTTCCCACCATCGGGTCGAAGGAACTGGTCGCCTGGCTGCCCACGTTGCTCGGGGTCGGAGCGGGCGACACCGTGGTCATCCCTGAGCTGGCCTATCCGACGTACGAGGTCGGTGCTCTCCTCGCAGGCGCCGCCGTGGCGCGGACGGACGGGCTCACCGCACTCGGTCCCGCGCGGCCGAAGCTGCTGTGGGTGAATTCGCCGTCCAACCCCACCGGCAAGGTTCTGGGACTCGCGCACCTGCGCAAGGTCGTCGAGTGGGCGAGGCAACGGGGAACCGTGGTGGTGTCCGACGAGTGCTATCTGGCGCTCGGCTGGGAGTCCGACCCGGTGTCGATCCTGCACCCCGACGTCCACGGTGGCAGCCTCGACAACCTGCTGGCCGTGCACTCGCTGTCGAAGTCGGCCAACCTCGCCGGGTATCGCGCCGGTTTCGTCACCGGCGACCCCACGCTGGTGCGCGGTCTGCTGGCTGTCCGCAAGCACGCGGGAATGATCGTGCCGAGGCCGGTGCAGGAGGCCATGACGGTGGCGCTGAACGACGACGAGGCGTTGCGCGAACAGCGTGCCCGCTACGCGGCGCGACGGGCCGTACTGCGGCCGGCGCTGGAGCGGGCCGGGTTCCATATCGACGACTCCGAGGCGGGGCTGTACCTGTGGGCGACCCGGGGCGAGCCCGCACGGGAGACGGTGGACTGGCTGGCCCGCCGCGGCATCCTGGTCGCGCCGGGCACCTTCTACGGGCCGAGGGGCGGCGAGCACGTCAGGGTGGCGTTGACGGCGACCGACGAGAGGGTCAACGCCGCAGCCGAACGCCTCGCGGAGTAG
- the fdxA gene encoding ferredoxin has protein sequence MTYVIAEPCVDVLDKACIDECPVDCIYEGERMLYIHPDECVDCGACEPVCPVEAIYYEDDVPDEWAAYTKANADFFDELGSPGGAAKVGKTAHDPQWIKDLPPQGE, from the coding sequence GTGACCTACGTGATCGCCGAGCCCTGCGTCGATGTGCTCGACAAGGCATGCATCGACGAGTGCCCCGTGGACTGCATCTACGAAGGCGAGCGGATGCTCTACATCCACCCCGACGAGTGCGTTGACTGCGGGGCCTGCGAGCCGGTCTGCCCGGTCGAGGCCATCTACTACGAGGACGACGTGCCGGACGAGTGGGCCGCCTACACCAAGGCCAACGCCGACTTCTTCGACGAGCTCGGCTCGCCGGGTGGTGCCGCGAAGGTCGGCAAGACGGCTCACGACCCGCAGTGGATCAAGGACCTGCCCCCGCAGGGCGAATGA
- the cofD gene encoding 2-phospho-L-lactate transferase: MKVVVVVGGVGGARFLLGVKAALGLPPVGEAESAHRITALVNTGDDVWMHGLRICPDLDTCMYTLGGGVDPERGWGHADETWTVKTELEAYGADPTWFALGDKDIATHLVRTRMLRAGYPLSAVTEALCDRWKPGVRLLPVTDDRVETHVVVDDPDDPGQRKALHFQEWWVRYKAALPAHTIVPVGAEEAEPAPGVLAAIEEADAVLFAPSNPVVSVGTVLAVPGVRDALRATKAGVVGVSPIIGGRPLRGMADACLSAIGVETSAEGVGRHYGSRQTSEEGLLDGWLVHKGESVDVPGVAVRAVPLIMSDVEATADMARAALDLAGVDGD, translated from the coding sequence GTGAAGGTTGTCGTCGTCGTCGGCGGAGTGGGCGGAGCCCGGTTCCTCCTCGGGGTCAAGGCCGCGCTCGGCCTTCCCCCTGTCGGGGAGGCCGAATCCGCACACCGCATCACCGCGCTCGTCAACACCGGCGACGACGTGTGGATGCACGGACTTCGCATCTGCCCCGATCTCGACACCTGCATGTACACGCTCGGCGGCGGGGTTGACCCCGAACGCGGCTGGGGGCACGCCGACGAGACGTGGACCGTCAAGACGGAACTGGAGGCCTACGGCGCCGATCCGACGTGGTTCGCGCTCGGCGACAAGGACATCGCCACGCACCTCGTCAGGACCCGCATGCTGCGTGCCGGTTACCCACTGTCGGCTGTCACCGAAGCGTTGTGCGACCGCTGGAAGCCCGGCGTCCGGCTCCTTCCCGTGACCGACGACCGCGTGGAGACCCACGTCGTCGTGGACGATCCCGACGACCCCGGCCAGCGCAAGGCGCTGCACTTCCAGGAATGGTGGGTGCGGTACAAGGCCGCGCTTCCCGCGCACACCATCGTGCCCGTCGGAGCGGAGGAGGCCGAACCCGCTCCCGGCGTCCTCGCCGCCATCGAGGAGGCCGACGCCGTGCTGTTCGCCCCGTCCAACCCGGTGGTGTCGGTGGGCACGGTGCTGGCCGTGCCCGGCGTGCGGGACGCGCTGCGAGCCACCAAGGCAGGCGTGGTGGGTGTCTCCCCCATCATCGGCGGCAGGCCGCTGAGGGGGATGGCGGACGCCTGCCTTTCCGCGATCGGTGTCGAGACGTCGGCCGAAGGAGTCGGGAGGCACTACGGCTCCCGGCAGACGTCCGAGGAGGGGCTCCTCGACGGCTGGCTCGTCCACAAGGGGGAGTCGGTGGACGTGCCGGGAGTGGCGGTGCGCGCCGTGCCGTTGATCATGTCCGACGTGGAGGCGACGGCGGACATGGCGCGGGCGGCTCTCGATCTGGCCGGGGTGGACGGTGACTGA
- a CDS encoding coenzyme F420-0:L-glutamate ligase: protein MTEHAADRIEILPVEGLPEFRPGDDLTGAVARTAPWLRSGDVVVVTSKVVSKVEGRLVRVPGDAAERDAERRKLVEREAVRVLARIGRTVITENSLGVVQAASGIDTSNVDSGEIALLPSDPDASALALRNGLRERLGVEVAVVITDTMGRAWRVGQTDAAIGSSGLRVLRSYAGETDRQGNELAVTEIAVADEVAAAADLVKGKLKAVPVAVVRGLTVGDDVPGAATARDLVRPTEEDLFRLGTAEALAQGRREAVLTRRSVREFTAERVAPETLRRAVAAALTAPAPHHTRPVRFGWLRTRAEREKLLDAMREAWRADLASDGFTEEQIARRLSRGDILYTAPEVIVPFLVPEGAHTYRDDRRNDCERTMFTVAGGAAVQALLVALAAEGLGSCWIGSTIFAADTVRRTLGLEGHWQPLGAVAIGHPATPLSPRQPRDLDEGLVEW from the coding sequence GTGACTGAGCACGCGGCGGACCGGATCGAGATCCTCCCTGTCGAAGGGCTTCCGGAGTTCCGTCCCGGCGACGACCTGACCGGTGCCGTCGCCCGCACCGCGCCGTGGCTGCGTTCCGGCGACGTCGTGGTGGTGACGAGCAAGGTCGTGTCCAAGGTCGAAGGCAGGCTGGTGCGCGTCCCCGGCGACGCGGCCGAACGCGACGCCGAACGGCGCAAGCTCGTTGAGCGGGAAGCCGTGCGGGTGCTCGCCCGCATCGGCCGCACGGTCATCACGGAGAACTCCCTCGGCGTCGTACAGGCGGCCTCGGGCATCGACACCTCCAATGTGGACTCCGGTGAGATCGCGTTGCTGCCGAGCGATCCGGACGCCTCCGCGCTGGCACTGCGCAACGGCCTCCGGGAACGGCTCGGCGTCGAGGTCGCCGTCGTCATCACCGACACGATGGGCCGCGCCTGGCGCGTCGGCCAGACCGACGCCGCCATCGGCTCGTCCGGCCTTCGCGTTCTGCGGTCGTACGCGGGCGAGACTGACCGGCAGGGCAACGAACTCGCCGTCACCGAGATCGCCGTGGCCGACGAGGTCGCCGCCGCGGCCGACCTGGTGAAGGGCAAGCTGAAGGCCGTGCCCGTCGCCGTGGTGCGGGGACTGACCGTCGGTGACGACGTGCCCGGCGCGGCCACCGCCCGCGACCTCGTGCGCCCCACCGAGGAGGACCTTTTCCGCCTCGGCACAGCCGAAGCTCTCGCCCAGGGGCGCAGGGAAGCGGTGCTCACACGCCGCTCGGTACGCGAGTTCACAGCCGAGCGCGTTGCCCCCGAGACGCTGCGGCGTGCCGTCGCCGCAGCACTCACCGCGCCCGCGCCCCACCACACCAGGCCGGTGCGGTTCGGCTGGCTGCGCACGAGGGCCGAACGGGAGAAACTGCTCGACGCCATGCGCGAGGCATGGCGCGCGGACCTCGCGAGCGACGGGTTCACCGAGGAGCAGATCGCCCGCAGACTGAGCAGGGGCGACATCCTGTACACCGCACCTGAGGTGATCGTGCCGTTCCTCGTCCCCGAAGGAGCGCACACCTACCGCGACGACCGGCGCAACGACTGTGAACGCACGATGTTCACGGTGGCCGGTGGCGCCGCCGTCCAGGCACTGCTGGTGGCACTCGCCGCCGAGGGACTCGGCTCCTGCTGGATCGGATCGACAATCTTCGCCGCCGACACGGTGCGGCGCACGCTCGGGCTCGAAGGACACTGGCAGCCTCTCGGCGCGGTCGCGATCGGACATCCGGCGACCCCGCTGTCCCCACGGCAACCCCGTGACCTCGACGAAGGACTGGTGGAATGGTGA
- a CDS encoding NUDIX hydrolase, which yields MVNALHADATATLEAWKPGDAAQESLRQGYLGFLAAREDACSRSCVAGHLTASTVVLDARGEHVLLTLHPRVGRWLQLGGHCEPEDTSLFAAALREATEESGIDGLTLDPEPVHLDVHPVTCSLGVPTRHFDVRFVARAPEGAQPVVSAESDDLRWWPVTELPPETEDLTELLARALDR from the coding sequence ATGGTGAACGCGCTGCACGCCGACGCGACGGCGACCCTGGAGGCATGGAAACCCGGCGACGCGGCGCAGGAGTCACTGCGCCAGGGCTACCTTGGCTTCCTGGCCGCCCGCGAGGACGCCTGCTCGCGCTCGTGCGTGGCAGGGCATCTCACCGCGTCCACGGTGGTGCTCGACGCGAGGGGTGAGCATGTCCTGCTGACACTGCACCCCAGGGTGGGGCGCTGGCTGCAACTCGGCGGCCACTGCGAGCCGGAGGACACCTCGCTCTTCGCCGCGGCACTGCGGGAGGCCACGGAGGAATCCGGGATCGACGGCCTGACACTCGATCCCGAACCGGTGCATCTCGACGTGCATCCGGTGACGTGTTCGCTCGGCGTGCCGACACGGCACTTCGACGTGCGGTTCGTGGCGAGGGCACCCGAGGGAGCGCAACCGGTGGTCAGCGCCGAGTCCGACGACCTGCGCTGGTGGCCGGTCACCGAGCTGCCTCCGGAGACGGAGGACCTCACGGAACTCCTCGCCCGCGCACTCGACCGGTGA
- a CDS encoding GntR family transcriptional regulator: MIIRLEPGSGTPPYEQVKSEISRQILDGELAVGTKLPTVRKLAAELGIAPGTIARAYRELEEAGLLETRGRAGTFVGASGDTTRQRARDAASAYAEQVRALGLPPDEALAIVKAALEA, encoded by the coding sequence GTGATCATTCGCCTCGAACCCGGGTCGGGGACACCGCCGTACGAGCAGGTCAAGTCGGAGATCTCACGGCAGATCCTGGACGGCGAACTTGCGGTGGGCACCAAGCTGCCCACCGTGCGGAAACTGGCGGCCGAACTCGGGATAGCCCCGGGCACCATCGCCCGCGCCTACCGTGAGCTGGAGGAGGCGGGGCTGCTGGAGACCAGGGGAAGGGCCGGGACGTTCGTCGGCGCCTCCGGCGATACGACGAGGCAGCGTGCGCGGGACGCGGCGTCGGCCTACGCCGAGCAGGTCCGCGCGCTCGGCCTCCCCCCGGACGAAGCCCTCGCCATCGTGAAAGCGGCCCTCGAAGCCTGA
- a CDS encoding putative hydro-lyase, whose amino-acid sequence MTERQHTPKWNDEQGDPGPAPQRARERFRSGVRVPTAGLCPGWTQANLISVPRELAYDVLLFAQRNPKPCPVLDVTEPGDVRASIFPGDLRTDLPAYRVYRDGEFVEERTDVSDLWRDDLVSFLIGCSFTFESALVEAGVPVRHIEQGRNVPMYVTDRECRPAGGMAGPLVVSMRPVPAAAVATAVRVTSRYPGVHGAPVHVGDPGALGIADLAEPDFGDAVDVRDGEVPVFWACGVTPQAAVMRSRPPFAISHAPGHMAITDLKDATLQVP is encoded by the coding sequence ATGACGGAACGGCAGCACACTCCGAAATGGAATGACGAGCAGGGGGACCCAGGACCGGCACCGCAGCGGGCGAGGGAGCGATTCCGCTCGGGCGTGCGGGTCCCCACGGCGGGGCTCTGTCCAGGATGGACGCAGGCGAACCTCATCAGCGTTCCGCGCGAGCTCGCGTACGACGTTCTCCTGTTCGCTCAGCGCAACCCGAAACCGTGTCCGGTGCTCGACGTCACCGAACCCGGCGACGTGCGGGCGTCGATCTTCCCCGGTGATCTGCGCACGGACCTGCCAGCCTACCGCGTCTACCGCGACGGCGAGTTCGTCGAGGAACGCACCGACGTGTCGGATCTCTGGCGCGACGACCTCGTGTCCTTCCTCATCGGGTGCAGTTTCACCTTCGAGTCGGCGCTGGTGGAGGCGGGAGTGCCGGTGCGGCACATCGAGCAGGGCCGCAACGTGCCGATGTATGTGACCGATCGCGAATGCAGGCCCGCAGGCGGTATGGCCGGCCCGCTGGTGGTGTCGATGCGCCCTGTTCCCGCCGCGGCCGTGGCGACGGCGGTGCGGGTGACCTCCCGCTACCCCGGCGTCCACGGTGCTCCCGTGCACGTCGGCGATCCGGGGGCGCTGGGCATCGCCGATCTGGCTGAACCCGATTTCGGCGACGCCGTGGACGTCAGGGACGGGGAGGTGCCGGTGTTCTGGGCCTGCGGCGTGACACCCCAGGCCGCCGTGATGCGCTCGCGTCCCCCTTTCGCCATCAGCCACGCGCCGGGCCACATGGCGATCACCGACCTCAAGGACGCCACCCTCCAAGTCCCCTGA
- a CDS encoding biotin-dependent carboxyltransferase family protein, producing MSTRGGPGLEIVATGPLATVQDLGRPGLAGIGVGASGAADRAALRLANRLVGNPEGAAAVEVTLGGFAAVALVDMTVAVTGAPCPVAVGSRGGAVNAVVRVRAGECLRLGVPERGLRSYVAVRGGLAVEPVLGSASTDVLSGVGPPPLEAGHTLPVGTPSLPPPPVDFAPVPALPAEELTLRVVPGPRIDWFAREALPTLLGEPYHVTPRSNRIGMRLDGPELARARAEELPSEGMVPGALQVPPTGRPTLFLADHPVTGGYPVIAVVVSSDVDAAAQARPGTRVRFVEAA from the coding sequence GTGAGCACGCGAGGCGGCCCGGGACTGGAGATCGTCGCCACGGGACCGCTCGCCACCGTGCAGGACCTCGGCAGACCCGGCCTCGCAGGGATCGGCGTCGGCGCCTCGGGCGCGGCCGACCGCGCGGCACTGCGACTGGCGAACCGGCTCGTCGGCAACCCCGAGGGTGCCGCCGCCGTCGAGGTGACGCTGGGCGGCTTCGCCGCCGTGGCGCTGGTCGATATGACCGTGGCCGTCACCGGAGCACCGTGCCCGGTCGCCGTGGGAAGCAGGGGCGGCGCGGTCAACGCCGTCGTGCGTGTGCGGGCGGGCGAGTGCCTGCGGCTGGGAGTGCCCGAACGCGGGCTGCGCAGTTACGTCGCCGTGCGGGGCGGTCTCGCCGTGGAGCCGGTGCTCGGCTCCGCCTCCACCGACGTGCTCTCCGGCGTCGGCCCGCCCCCGCTCGAAGCCGGGCACACCCTTCCCGTGGGAACGCCGAGCCTGCCGCCTCCACCGGTGGACTTCGCGCCCGTGCCAGCGCTGCCTGCCGAAGAGCTGACCCTGCGGGTCGTGCCGGGGCCGCGCATCGACTGGTTCGCACGGGAGGCGCTGCCGACGCTGCTGGGCGAGCCCTATCACGTGACACCGCGCAGCAACCGGATCGGCATGCGGCTGGACGGCCCCGAGCTGGCCAGGGCACGTGCCGAGGAGCTGCCGAGCGAGGGCATGGTGCCTGGCGCGCTCCAGGTGCCACCGACGGGAAGGCCCACGCTCTTCCTCGCCGACCATCCCGTCACGGGCGGGTACCCGGTCATCGCGGTGGTGGTGTCCTCCGACGTCGATGCGGCGGCGCAGGCGAGGCCGGGAACGCGGGTGCGATTCGTGGAGGCGGCATGA
- a CDS encoding 5-oxoprolinase subunit B family protein: protein MHLLPCGDTGLLVELDDLAQVTALHAALRADSPPGVVDLVPAARTLLVRFDPRTLDRAAVERAVRAARPVRTSHTGEDVVEIPVSYDGDDLAEVAGLLGLAPREVVAAHTGACWSVAFGGFAPGFGYLTADEWSHDIPRRAESRTAVPEGAVALAGPFSGVYPRSSPGGWQLIGRTEVTLWDTGREPPALLRPGVRVRFVEAG from the coding sequence ATGCACCTGCTGCCGTGCGGTGACACGGGTCTGCTCGTGGAACTCGACGACCTCGCGCAGGTCACGGCCCTGCACGCGGCCCTTCGTGCCGACTCTCCCCCCGGAGTCGTCGATCTGGTGCCCGCGGCCAGGACGCTGCTGGTGCGATTCGACCCCCGCACGCTGGACCGCGCCGCCGTGGAGCGCGCTGTGCGGGCCGCCCGGCCTGTCCGCACCTCCCACACCGGGGAGGACGTCGTCGAGATTCCCGTGTCCTACGACGGCGACGACCTCGCCGAGGTCGCGGGTCTTCTCGGGCTCGCACCCCGCGAGGTCGTCGCCGCGCACACCGGAGCGTGCTGGTCGGTGGCATTCGGTGGGTTCGCCCCCGGCTTCGGATACCTGACCGCCGACGAGTGGTCCCACGACATTCCCCGCCGCGCCGAGTCACGCACGGCGGTGCCGGAAGGCGCGGTGGCTCTGGCGGGTCCGTTCAGCGGCGTGTACCCGCGATCGTCGCCGGGCGGCTGGCAGTTGATCGGGCGCACGGAGGTGACGCTGTGGGACACCGGTCGCGAGCCGCCCGCTCTGCTGCGGCCGGGTGTGCGGGTGCGGTTCGTGGAGGCAGGGTGA
- a CDS encoding GntR family transcriptional regulator has translation MTGTDPWVDLLTGDRALLDRTSTAERVADVLRQRIIEGALPPGTRLSEENAGRALSVSRNTLREAFRLLVHERLLVHEFHRGVFVRVPGAGDVADLYRVRRMLETRAVRLAGTAGEERIAALDAAVSEGERAYAEERWVDVGTANMRFHQAVGGLASSPRVDELMRQLLAELRLAFHVMSRPRDFHEPYLGFNREITTLVLDGRLAEAERALEDYFDKAEAQLVSAFAESGGPEGAHMAR, from the coding sequence ATGACTGGCACGGACCCGTGGGTGGACCTGCTCACGGGTGATCGCGCGTTGCTCGACAGGACGAGCACGGCGGAACGCGTGGCCGACGTGCTGCGCCAGCGGATCATCGAAGGCGCCCTGCCACCTGGAACCCGGCTGTCGGAGGAGAACGCGGGGCGAGCGCTGTCGGTGTCCCGCAACACCCTCCGCGAGGCGTTCCGGCTGCTGGTCCACGAAAGGCTGCTCGTCCACGAGTTTCACAGGGGCGTGTTCGTGCGGGTGCCCGGCGCCGGCGACGTCGCCGACCTGTACCGGGTGCGGCGCATGCTGGAGACCCGCGCAGTCCGGCTGGCGGGGACAGCAGGCGAGGAGCGCATCGCCGCGCTGGATGCCGCCGTTTCCGAGGGCGAGCGGGCCTATGCCGAAGAGCGCTGGGTGGACGTCGGCACCGCGAACATGCGGTTCCATCAGGCTGTCGGCGGGTTGGCGAGCAGCCCGCGCGTTGACGAGCTGATGCGGCAGTTGCTGGCCGAGCTGCGTCTCGCCTTCCACGTCATGTCCCGGCCCCGCGACTTCCACGAGCCCTACCTCGGGTTCAACCGTGAGATCACCACGCTGGTCCTCGACGGCCGCCTTGCCGAGGCGGAACGGGCGTTGGAGGACTACTTCGACAAGGCGGAGGCCCAGCTCGTCTCCGCATTCGCCGAGTCAGGCGGCCCGGAAGGCGCTCACATGGCGCGGTAG
- a CDS encoding DNA-3-methyladenine glycosylase family protein has product MPEVSRSLTLPFPLDVRGVLAPLRRGRGDPCLRHDEGGRTWVAANTPDGPGTLVLRVRGDGTVEARAWGDGAGFLLDGLPALLGAADDDTGFVAHHDVVAEARRRSPLLRLTSTGRVWDALVPAVLEQKVTTHEARRSWRELCRWFGEPAPGPAPAGLRVPPSAAAIRSVTEWQWHRAGVDLRRRTTLVAAARVASRLERAAALRGERGRALLRAVPGIGVWTAAEIAQRAWGDPDAVSFGDFHVPSIVGYALLGRPLDDEGMAEVLAPYAPQRQRVVRYLEAAGHTRPRFGPRYPVRDYRAM; this is encoded by the coding sequence ATGCCTGAGGTGTCCCGCAGCCTGACGCTGCCGTTCCCGCTCGACGTCAGGGGTGTGCTGGCGCCCCTGCGGAGAGGCAGGGGCGATCCGTGCCTTCGCCATGACGAGGGTGGACGGACGTGGGTCGCCGCCAACACCCCCGACGGTCCCGGCACGCTCGTCCTCCGTGTGCGCGGCGACGGGACCGTGGAGGCACGGGCGTGGGGCGACGGCGCGGGCTTCCTGCTCGACGGGCTGCCCGCCCTGTTGGGCGCAGCCGACGACGACACCGGGTTCGTCGCACACCACGACGTCGTCGCCGAGGCCCGCCGTCGTTCGCCGCTGCTGCGGCTGACCAGCACGGGGCGGGTGTGGGACGCGCTCGTGCCCGCCGTGCTGGAGCAGAAGGTCACGACACATGAGGCGCGCAGGTCGTGGCGGGAGTTGTGCCGCTGGTTCGGCGAACCGGCGCCCGGCCCCGCGCCCGCAGGGCTGCGGGTGCCCCCGAGCGCTGCCGCGATCCGGTCCGTCACCGAATGGCAGTGGCACAGAGCCGGGGTCGATTTGCGGCGGCGCACGACCCTGGTGGCCGCCGCGCGCGTCGCGTCCCGGCTGGAGCGGGCCGCCGCCCTGCGCGGGGAACGCGGTCGCGCGCTGCTGCGGGCGGTTCCCGGCATCGGCGTGTGGACGGCGGCCGAGATCGCGCAGCGGGCGTGGGGAGACCCCGACGCCGTGAGTTTCGGCGACTTCCACGTGCCGTCGATCGTCGGGTACGCCCTGCTGGGCCGCCCGCTGGACGACGAGGGCATGGCGGAGGTGCTGGCGCCGTACGCGCCGCAGCGGCAGCGGGTCGTGCGGTACCTGGAGGCGGCGGGGCACACCCGGCCGAGGTTCGGGCCCCGCTACCCGGTGCGGGACTACCGCGCCATGTGA